A window of Rosa rugosa chromosome 7, drRosRugo1.1, whole genome shotgun sequence genomic DNA:
GGAAGCGAGTGCCTTGATGAGCACGCTATAAGTGTAGGCATTTGGTGCAACCCCACACGCCAACATCCGCATGTACACCTTGAGAGCGTCCTTGGGCTTTGCGGCGGCGGCGTAGGCCTCGATGACGGCGGTGTGGGCCACCACGTCGGGCATGTGGCCCTTGTCTTTGATCTGCGCGAAGAGCTCCAAGGCCTCGTGGGTGAGGCCGTCCTTGGACAAAGCGTCGAACATCTTGACTGCATTGTTTTGGAGCCCATCTGTTCGCATCTTGTGGAACACTTCCTGCAAGTCTTTTGGGTCTTCGATCGCCGGCTTCTTGTTGAATGGGTCGTAGGGAGGAGGGAgggacgacgacgacgacgacttGTCGTTTGGTTTCTGATCGGCGTCGTCGTCTTCGTCGTCGGAGGGAAGGGAGAAATTGACGAGGGTGGAGCGTTTGGTGTTGGGTTCGGAGGAGCTGAAGAGGCGAAAAGAAGAGAATGATGGCGGAGGAAGAAGAGCCCTGCTGTTATGGGTTGTTGTGgatgaaggagaagaagaagaagaagaagagaaagagatgaGTTTGTGGGTGTGGTTGATTGGAGCTATGGTGGTGTGAAGCTTGGTGAAGAAAAGGGAGAAGGGATTGGATTGGTTGTGAAGAGAGGAGCGAGATACCAATCTGGCGGCCATTGTTGATTACTCTTCTCACTGTTGTTGTATCAGTTGGATCCAAACCGCGATGGTGTTTGAGTTTTTGGCTTTTTGCTGCTTCCTTAATTTCTGAGAGCAACGACAGAATGGTTTAGTAGCGTTCTCACAAAATTTTTGTTTGGGAAATACTTTTTGACTACTGATTTAAGATATTGTGGGTTAATGAATTGGCCCATCTTCATACTAATTCAAGTTCAAGTATGTAGATTTCAAGTTGTGTTAATGAATTGTGTCGGAAATTTACATTGTAGGCATGTGTCAAATATTTAAATTATGAAATAATATTGACATATTATGTGAATAATCTCGTTCTCATATTTGTCAATCTTATATAGATCTAATTCATATTAGTCCACAAACCAACACGGTCTTGCAAGAGGAAGTCTTGTAGGTCTTATACACGTTTACT
This region includes:
- the LOC133721806 gene encoding pentatricopeptide repeat-containing protein At4g38150-like, whose translation is MAARLVSRSSLHNQSNPFSLFFTKLHTTIAPINHTHKLISFSSSSSSSPSSTTTHNSRALLPPPSFSSFRLFSSSEPNTKRSTLVNFSLPSDDEDDDADQKPNDKSSSSSSLPPPYDPFNKKPAIEDPKDLQEVFHKMRTDGLQNNAVKMFDALSKDGLTHEALELFAQIKDKGHMPDVVAHTAVIEAYAAAAKPKDALKVYMRMLACGVAPNAYTYSVLIKALASDASFVGDAKKYLMEMMGKGMRPNAGTYVAVFEAFAAEERVEEGRELLEEMKGKGFVADEKAVREVVKGRRGAVVRSVINLLFGK